A genomic segment from Bradyrhizobium sp. CB1015 encodes:
- a CDS encoding DoxX family protein, which produces MIDSRTAPYAALVLRVTLGALFLAHASLKLFVFTPAGTAKFFGSLGFPPELAYLIMTVEVLSGVALILGVWTRYAALAGIPILLGAIFSVHGAAGFFFTNPKGGWEFPAFWAIALAAQALLGDGAYALRPSRDVAAAGGQLSGAHSR; this is translated from the coding sequence ATGATCGATTCCCGTACCGCCCCTTACGCCGCGCTGGTGCTGCGCGTGACCCTGGGCGCGCTATTCCTCGCCCATGCCAGCCTGAAGCTGTTCGTATTCACCCCGGCCGGCACCGCAAAGTTCTTCGGCAGCCTCGGTTTCCCGCCCGAGCTCGCCTATCTCATCATGACCGTGGAAGTGCTCAGCGGCGTCGCTCTGATCCTCGGCGTCTGGACCCGCTATGCGGCGCTCGCGGGCATTCCGATCCTGCTCGGCGCGATCTTCTCGGTGCACGGCGCGGCCGGTTTCTTCTTCACCAATCCGAAGGGGGGCTGGGAATTCCCCGCCTTCTGGGCGATCGCGCTCGCCGCGCAGGCCCTGCTCGGCGACGGCGCCTATGCGCTGCGTCCCTCGCGTGATGTCGCCGCGGCAGGCGGCCAGCTCAGCGGCGCGCATTCGCGCTGA
- a CDS encoding LysR family transcriptional regulator, producing the protein MLDRLTSLEVFARVAAAGSLSGAARAMGLSQTMVTKHVASLEARLGTKLFHRTTRRLSITEAGRSYLESAERILADMEAADAAIARERIEPRGLLRVNVPVVFGTRQIAPAIAEFSAAHPEVTIELGLNDRLVDLAEEGWDLAIRIGSLRDSSMVARKLAPNRLVVCAAPSYLARHGTPRSVAELAGHNCLGYTLSQQASAAEWLFGAEGEIRVQVSGTLRANNGDALRAATLAGLGLARQPTFIIADDLRSGALVALRLDQPEIQTSAVHAVYLPDRRPPAKVRAFIDFLAARFAPVTPWDRGLP; encoded by the coding sequence TTGCTCGACCGCCTGACCAGCTTGGAGGTTTTCGCGAGGGTTGCCGCGGCCGGCAGCCTCTCCGGTGCGGCCCGGGCCATGGGCCTGTCGCAAACTATGGTGACCAAGCATGTCGCCTCGCTGGAGGCGCGGCTCGGCACAAAACTGTTCCACCGCACGACCCGACGGCTCTCCATCACCGAGGCTGGACGAAGCTATCTGGAATCCGCCGAACGCATCCTCGCCGACATGGAGGCTGCCGATGCCGCCATCGCGCGCGAACGCATCGAGCCGCGCGGGCTGCTGCGCGTCAATGTCCCCGTCGTGTTCGGCACGAGGCAGATTGCGCCTGCGATCGCGGAATTTTCGGCAGCCCATCCCGAGGTCACCATCGAGCTCGGCCTCAACGATCGCCTCGTCGACCTCGCCGAGGAAGGCTGGGACCTTGCGATCCGGATCGGCAGCCTGCGCGACTCCAGCATGGTAGCGCGGAAGCTCGCACCGAACCGCCTCGTGGTCTGTGCCGCACCTTCCTATCTTGCCAGGCACGGCACCCCGCGCAGCGTCGCCGAGCTCGCCGGACATAATTGCCTCGGCTACACGCTCTCGCAGCAAGCGAGCGCGGCGGAATGGCTGTTCGGTGCCGAGGGCGAGATCCGCGTCCAGGTCAGCGGCACCTTGCGGGCCAACAATGGCGATGCGTTGCGCGCGGCGACGCTGGCCGGCCTTGGCCTTGCGCGGCAGCCCACCTTCATCATCGCCGACGATCTTCGCTCGGGCGCGCTCGTCGCGCTCCGGCTCGACCAGCCGGAGATCCAGACGTCGGCGGTGCATGCGGTCTACCTGCCCGACCGCCGCCCACCGGCCAAGGTGCGCGCCTTCATCGACTTTCTCGCCGCGCGCTTTGCGCCTGTGACGCCATGGGACCGCGGACTGCCGTGA